Proteins encoded together in one Quercus lobata isolate SW786 chromosome 3, ValleyOak3.0 Primary Assembly, whole genome shotgun sequence window:
- the LOC115981626 gene encoding glutathione S-transferase U10-like yields the protein MEEKQGEVVLFGTWASNPCTRVELALKLKGIPYEYVEEDLKNKSELLLRHNPVYKKVPVLVHNGKSIAESLIILEYIEECWNTTPKLLPEDPHQRAKVRFWANYYDQKVVPIFYIIFGAKGKEEREEAIEDLSQVLKVFEEGIEKDFPGQNPFFNGESLGYLGISIGSHGCNYKAVHEAMDAVLLSEKNPKFLSWVNALKNCPLMEETLPPHDKVVAMLRVWLNSTQA from the exons atggaggAGAAGCAAGGTGAAGTTGTCTTGTTTGGAACATGGGCCAGCAATCCCTGCACTAGAGTTGAGCTAGCTCTCAAACTAAAAGGCATACCCTATGAGTATGTGGAGGAagatttgaaaaacaaaagtgaGTTACTCCTTCGCCACAATCCAGTCTACAAGAAAGTACCTGTACTTGTTCACAATGGGAAATCCATTGCTGAGTCACTAATTATTCTTGAATACATAGAAGAGTGCTGGAATACCACCCCAAAACTATTGCCTGAGGATCCTCACCAAAGGGCAAAAGTCCGTTTTTGGGCCAACTATTATGATCAAAAG GTTGTGCCAATCTTCTACATCATCTTCGGGGCCAAAGGCAAGGAGGAAAGAGAGGAAGCCATTGAAGACTTGAGCCAAGTGCTTAAGGTGTTTGAAGAAGGTATTGAAAAGGATTTTCCGGGGCAGAACCCATTCTTCAATGGCGAGAGCTTAGGGTATCTTGGTATCTCTATTGGCTCACATGGATGCAACTACAAAGCTGTTCATGAGGCCATGGATGCGGTACTCTTATCAGAAAAGAACCCAAAGTTTCTCTCATGGGTCAATGCTCTGAAGAACTGCCCTCTGATGGAGGAGACACTACCGCCTCATGACAAAGTGGTTGCCATGCTCAGAGTCTGGCTTAATTCTACTCAAGCTTAA
- the LOC115981971 gene encoding glutathione S-transferase U10-like, translating into MEEKQGEVVLIGTWASNACTRVELALKLKGIPYEYVEEDLKNKSELLLSHNPVHKKVPVLVHNGKSIAESLIILEYIEECWNTTPKLLPEDPHQRAKVRFWANYYDQKVVPIFHIIFRAKGKEEREKAIEDLSQVLKVLEEGIEKDFPGQNPFFNGESLGYLGIAIGSNGCNYKAVHEVMDAVLISEKNPKFLSWVNAMKNCPLVEETLPPHDKLVARLRVYLASTQA; encoded by the exons atggaggAGAAGCAAGGTGAAGTTGTCTTGATTGGAACATGGGCCAGCAATGCCTGCACTAGAGTTGAGCTAGCCCTCAAACTAAAAGGCATACCCTATGAGTATGTGGAGGAagatttgaaaaacaaaagtgaGTTGCTCCTTAGCCACAATCCAGTCCACAAGAAAGTACCTGTACTTGTTCACAATGGGAAATCCATTGCTGAGTCACTAATTATTCTTGAATACATAGAAGAGTGCTGGAATACCACCCCAAAACTATTGCCTGAGGATCCTCACCAAAGGGCAAAAGTCCGTTTTTGGGCCAACTATTACGATCAAAAG GTTGTGCCAATCTTCCACATCATCTTCAGGGCCAAAGGCAaggaggaaagagagaaagCCATTGAAGACTTGAGCCAAGTGCTTAAGGTGCTTGAAGAAGGTATTGAAAAGGATTTTCCAGGGCAGAACCCATTCTTCAATGGCGAGAGCTTAGGGTATCTTGGTATCGCTATTGGCTCAAATGGATGCAACTACAAAGCTGTTCATGAGGTCATGGATGCGGTACTCATATCAGAAAAGAACCCAAAGTTTCTCTCATGGGTCAATGCAATGAAGAACTGCCCTCTGGTGGAGGAGACACTACCGCCTCATGACAAATTGGTTGCCAGGCTCAGAGTCTATCTCGCATCTACTCAAGCTTAA